One Bosea sp. 685 DNA segment encodes these proteins:
- a CDS encoding GntR family transcriptional regulator codes for MLKRVFEACHSPRREQIALLVSNNTSRNRKGVNAAPARPLIKYRARTGQIRAEIRLRPGRCEGEARIFAAVCSAAAPLRLPKTATPLYRLFESVRSMRSDGDRMARGSSQRRHKLANQILDVVREARFEPGHHLREQALGDLLQVSRTPIRSALQLLAERGILEARRNHGYFLLARPEELYRLELEVPSTSDQDLYALIVQDRLVGRLPVTFIQSDIARRYEVDRAALQRTLLRLLDDGLIHRNTGRGWSFVPTLDTKIGMHGSYAFRSIIEPAILLLQDFRADAAMIERSRLQHLYLVAHPAIETVDRAQLFETDAQFHEMLAEFGGNPFFLQAIQQQNRMRRLLEFGGYVNRRRVKDWCREHLAILDAVSAGAREKAAQMMGEHLKNAFAAVPNFSLEDRSSNPAKPRA; via the coding sequence ATGCTGAAGCGAGTTTTCGAAGCATGCCATTCCCCTCGTCGCGAACAGATTGCTCTATTGGTCAGCAACAATACAAGCCGGAACCGGAAAGGAGTCAACGCAGCCCCCGCGCGGCCCTTGATCAAATACCGGGCACGCACTGGCCAAATCCGCGCCGAAATCCGCTTGCGGCCCGGGCGATGTGAAGGCGAGGCTCGTATTTTTGCGGCCGTCTGCTCAGCGGCGGCGCCACTGCGCTTGCCCAAAACCGCCACCCCATTGTATCGATTGTTTGAAAGCGTTCGATCGATGCGATCAGATGGGGACAGGATGGCCCGCGGTTCGAGCCAGCGGCGGCACAAGCTCGCCAATCAAATTCTCGATGTCGTCCGCGAGGCGCGCTTTGAACCCGGACACCATCTGCGCGAGCAAGCGCTCGGCGACCTGCTTCAGGTTTCGCGGACGCCGATCCGCTCGGCGCTGCAGCTTCTCGCCGAGCGCGGCATCCTCGAAGCGCGCCGCAACCACGGCTATTTCCTCCTGGCGCGTCCTGAAGAGCTCTACCGGCTCGAGCTGGAGGTGCCCTCGACATCCGATCAGGATCTGTATGCGCTCATCGTGCAGGATCGCCTGGTCGGGCGACTGCCGGTGACCTTCATTCAAAGCGACATCGCGCGACGTTATGAGGTCGACCGCGCCGCGCTCCAGCGGACGCTGCTGCGCCTGCTCGACGACGGCCTCATCCATCGCAATACCGGGCGCGGCTGGAGCTTCGTGCCGACATTGGACACCAAGATCGGCATGCACGGCAGCTATGCCTTCCGCAGCATTATCGAGCCCGCCATCCTGCTGCTGCAGGACTTCCGGGCGGATGCGGCCATGATCGAGCGCAGCCGCCTGCAGCACCTCTATCTCGTGGCCCATCCCGCGATCGAAACGGTGGACCGGGCCCAGCTGTTCGAGACGGATGCCCAGTTCCACGAGATGCTGGCGGAATTCGGCGGCAACCCGTTCTTCCTCCAGGCCATCCAGCAGCAGAACCGCATGCGGCGGCTTCTCGAATTCGGCGGCTATGTCAATCGCCGCCGGGTCAAGGACTGGTGCCGCGAGCACCTGGCCATTCTCGACGCGGTCAGTGCCGGCGCCCGCGAGAAGGCGGCCCAGATGATGGGCGAGCATCTGAAAAACGCCTTCGCGGCGGTCCCGAACTTCAGCCTCGAGGATCGCAGCTCCAACCCGGCGAAACCGCGCGCCTGA
- a CDS encoding EAL domain-containing protein: MCLTDEHAAWVLPLSALVCWVSCHAAFGLLKQARESTGWATAIWLAATGAAAGAGIWSTHFIAMLGYEPPLAIGYDLRLTLASLGVAMATAFCAASLIRGTAGPVAIVTSSIVLTAGIAAMHFTGMAGVRIPGRFIWDEALVAAALAGAAVLTCAALFVFTRRPTRYPRAVATTLLTGAIGSLHFVSMAAMQAIPDPSIAAPEGGLARGALAAGIAAVMLTTLAFSALTLFADRLRRANHALAAHGAALRVSEERLARALDAGSDGLWDWNIATGQAWYSDRWLTMLGYAPGELEGLVRTWQGLLHPQDEPKALELLQAHFDGRSPVYECEYRLRRKDGSWGWVLARGKVVERDAQGLPQRIVGTHIDIEARKLAEQQIAHMARHDGLTGLTNRTCFYELLRLALQEVAHDGGTCAVMCLDLDRFKSVNDTVGHMAGDELLKRVAGRLAERMHPADTVARMGGDEFAVLVRSDPSDAFLRRLAEELISVVGKPFSFGGQAIEVGLSIGIARAPQHGLAETLLFSRADLALYQAKAEGRNCYRIFDAAMDEAITRRRELERDLRTGLAEGGLELHYQPQVKASTCELLGFEALARWRHPVRGLIPPGEFIPLAEETGLISALGEWVLRTACSEAARWIRPLKVAVNLSPREFQQSDLPERIFAILAETGLSPSRLEIEITETAIFADMSRALSILRRLKALGISIAMDDFGTGYASLATLQAFPFDKIKIDRSFVGQVETSPQAAVIVRAVLGLGRSLGIGVVAEGVETAGQMRFLVGENCEELQGYLFGKPQPIESFAEAMGGRQASGLARAPARQPAARMAFAS, translated from the coding sequence ATGTGCTTGACGGATGAGCATGCCGCCTGGGTGCTGCCCTTGTCGGCGCTGGTGTGCTGGGTGTCATGCCATGCGGCGTTCGGCCTGCTCAAACAGGCCCGCGAAAGCACGGGCTGGGCCACCGCCATCTGGCTCGCCGCCACGGGCGCTGCGGCCGGCGCAGGCATCTGGAGCACGCATTTCATCGCCATGCTCGGCTACGAGCCGCCGCTCGCCATCGGCTATGATCTGCGCCTGACGCTGGCCTCGCTGGGCGTCGCCATGGCGACCGCTTTTTGCGCCGCGAGCCTGATCCGGGGCACTGCCGGCCCCGTCGCGATTGTCACCAGCAGCATCGTGCTGACCGCTGGCATCGCCGCAATGCATTTCACCGGAATGGCGGGCGTTCGCATTCCCGGCCGCTTCATCTGGGACGAGGCGCTCGTCGCGGCGGCGCTCGCCGGCGCTGCCGTGCTGACCTGCGCCGCGCTGTTCGTGTTCACCCGCCGCCCGACCCGCTACCCCCGTGCCGTTGCCACGACGCTTCTGACTGGGGCCATCGGCTCCTTGCACTTCGTGTCGATGGCCGCAATGCAAGCGATACCAGACCCCTCGATCGCCGCTCCCGAGGGTGGGCTGGCGCGCGGGGCGCTGGCGGCGGGCATCGCGGCGGTGATGCTGACGACCCTGGCGTTCTCCGCACTCACCCTGTTCGCCGACCGCCTCAGGCGAGCCAACCATGCCCTCGCAGCGCATGGCGCGGCATTGCGCGTGAGCGAGGAACGCCTGGCGCGAGCCCTGGATGCGGGAAGCGACGGCCTGTGGGACTGGAATATCGCGACCGGCCAGGCCTGGTACTCCGACCGCTGGCTGACGATGCTGGGCTATGCGCCTGGAGAACTCGAGGGTCTTGTCAGGACCTGGCAAGGCCTGCTCCATCCACAAGACGAGCCCAAGGCCCTGGAGCTCCTGCAGGCGCATTTCGACGGCCGCTCACCGGTCTATGAGTGCGAGTATCGGCTGCGCCGCAAGGACGGCAGCTGGGGCTGGGTGCTCGCGCGCGGAAAGGTCGTGGAGCGCGACGCCCAGGGCCTGCCCCAGCGCATCGTCGGGACGCATATCGACATCGAAGCGCGCAAGCTCGCCGAACAGCAGATTGCCCATATGGCGCGGCATGACGGGCTGACCGGCCTGACCAATCGGACCTGCTTCTACGAGCTGTTGCGCCTCGCCTTGCAGGAGGTCGCCCATGACGGCGGCACTTGTGCGGTGATGTGCCTGGACCTCGACCGCTTCAAGAGCGTCAATGACACGGTCGGTCACATGGCCGGCGATGAACTGTTGAAGCGTGTCGCCGGTAGGCTCGCCGAGCGCATGCATCCAGCCGACACCGTGGCGCGCATGGGTGGCGACGAGTTTGCTGTTCTGGTCAGGAGTGACCCGAGCGATGCGTTTCTGCGCCGCCTGGCCGAGGAGCTGATTTCCGTCGTGGGCAAGCCGTTCTCCTTCGGCGGACAGGCCATCGAGGTCGGCCTCAGCATCGGGATCGCGCGGGCGCCGCAGCACGGTCTGGCCGAAACGCTTCTGTTCAGCCGGGCCGATCTCGCGCTGTACCAGGCGAAGGCCGAGGGTCGTAATTGCTATCGCATTTTCGACGCGGCGATGGACGAGGCGATCACGCGGCGACGCGAACTCGAGCGCGATCTCAGGACCGGGCTCGCGGAGGGCGGGCTGGAACTCCACTATCAGCCGCAGGTGAAGGCCAGCACCTGCGAGCTCCTGGGTTTCGAGGCGCTCGCGCGTTGGCGACATCCGGTGCGCGGCCTCATACCGCCAGGCGAGTTCATCCCGCTGGCCGAGGAGACCGGTCTCATCTCCGCGCTCGGGGAATGGGTCTTGCGGACCGCCTGCAGCGAGGCGGCGCGCTGGATCCGGCCTCTCAAGGTCGCGGTCAACCTGTCGCCTCGCGAGTTCCAGCAGAGCGACCTTCCCGAGCGCATCTTCGCAATCCTGGCCGAGACCGGCCTGTCGCCGAGCCGCCTGGAGATCGAAATCACGGAGACGGCGATCTTCGCCGATATGAGCCGCGCGCTCTCGATCCTGCGGCGGCTGAAGGCGCTGGGCATCAGCATCGCGATGGATGATTTCGGAACGGGCTACGCGTCGCTTGCGACCTTGCAGGCCTTCCCCTTCGACAAGATCAAGATCGACCGGTCTTTCGTCGGGCAGGTCGAAACCAGCCCGCAGGCGGCGGTGATCGTCCGCGCCGTCCTGGGATTGGGACGCAGCCTGGGCATCGGCGTCGTGGCGGAGGGGGTCGAGACCGCCGGCCAGATGCGCTTCCTGGTCGGCGAAAACTGCGAGGAGCTGCAAGGCTATCTGTTCGGCAAACCCCAGCCGATCGAAAGCTTCGCAGAGGCCATGGGCGGCCGGCAGGCCTCCGGTCTCGCGAGGGCGCCGGCTCGCCAGCCCGCCGCGCGCATGGCCTTCGCCTCGTAA
- a CDS encoding autotransporter domain-containing protein — MSEAAGVKYLGKAKFLAGASCAALALACGLPAMAATYTASTDAELRGRIAQANADGDPTSTIVLTASFTTATTSLPAPTKPITIDTGSFTLSVIGSTGATIGNPISIVGVAGLSDSFTLQGNFKGGDAQAANAGSGIQARLNTSVINLGTIQGGNSTGGAGGTGVDLGGTGTVNTLVNQGTIRGGAGATIGGVGLNVRANTSSIVNTGTIEGGSGAAAVQSNASFTLTNSGTVQGGAGAVAIVTTAASANLLLTNSGTIRAGVGQADAIRLAAGSTGLIDLELQAGSVIEGNVVANATGTNDILRLGGTGTASFDVSAIGAAAQYRNFDSFIKTGTGTWSLTGTGTATTNWTISQGTLQIGNGGTSGSVIGSITTGSAGTLAFNRSDAFAFDNLVLGNGTLRQIGSGTTILTADNAAFAGTTLVETGTLSVNGVLGGTVTVLGGRLQGSGTVGATTIAAGGTIAPGNSIGTLTVNGAYLQAAGSAYQVEIDPATVTSDLIRVNGTATLASGAAFTVANYTGATLLAGQRYTILTSTGGLTGRYGSGDFAMTPFLSLRDSYDTNNAYLTVIQTRTVASAGATANQAETGRGVDSLASGNSIQTGMINQPTLDSARTALDQISGEIHASAKTALIDESWLLRAAVNDRLRAAFGGVGAAPMATLNYGFTADLAPSVKGPMPTLNADRFAVWGQGYGSWGRSGSDGNAARLTRSTGGFLLGADTAVFDTLRFGAVAGYSRSTFDVNSRFSSGESDNYHLGLYAGGRWGALSLRTGASYSWHEIETSRTVVSSAFGSNLRADYDAGTAQIFGELGYRVDLGKLAFEPFAGLAYLKLHSSGFSETGGSAALTARGDDTNLGYSTLGLRASTNFALQGMELSLRGGLAWRHTFGDVDPTTTLAFAGSGAFSIAGIPIARDAALVEAGLDLAIGKSATLGLAYTGQLAQDTQDHAFKGVLAVKF, encoded by the coding sequence GTGAGCGAGGCTGCGGGCGTGAAATATCTGGGAAAAGCAAAGTTTCTCGCGGGCGCCTCCTGCGCCGCTCTCGCTTTGGCCTGCGGGCTCCCGGCCATGGCCGCGACCTACACGGCGAGCACCGACGCCGAGCTGCGCGGCCGCATCGCCCAGGCGAATGCCGATGGCGACCCGACCTCGACGATCGTGCTGACAGCCAGCTTCACCACCGCCACCACCAGCCTGCCGGCGCCGACCAAGCCGATCACGATCGACACCGGGAGCTTTACGCTTTCTGTCATCGGCAGCACCGGCGCGACCATTGGTAACCCGATCAGCATCGTCGGAGTTGCCGGCCTGAGCGATAGCTTCACGCTGCAAGGCAATTTCAAAGGCGGCGACGCACAAGCGGCAAACGCCGGCTCCGGCATCCAGGCACGGCTCAACACGTCGGTGATCAATCTCGGGACCATTCAGGGTGGAAACAGCACGGGCGGCGCCGGAGGGACCGGCGTCGATCTCGGCGGGACAGGCACGGTCAACACACTGGTCAACCAGGGAACGATCCGCGGCGGCGCCGGAGCCACCATAGGCGGCGTTGGGCTCAACGTTCGCGCCAACACCTCCTCCATCGTCAACACGGGGACCATCGAAGGCGGAAGCGGGGCCGCGGCCGTGCAAAGCAATGCGAGTTTTACGCTGACAAACAGCGGCACGGTCCAAGGTGGGGCTGGAGCGGTCGCAATCGTCACGACTGCGGCGAGCGCAAACCTCCTTCTCACCAACAGCGGCACGATCCGCGCCGGCGTCGGGCAGGCCGATGCGATCCGGCTCGCTGCGGGCTCGACGGGGCTGATCGACCTGGAGCTTCAGGCCGGCTCGGTGATCGAAGGCAATGTCGTCGCAAACGCCACCGGCACGAACGACATCCTCCGCCTCGGCGGGACCGGGACCGCGAGCTTCGACGTCTCCGCCATCGGCGCCGCGGCGCAATACCGGAACTTCGACAGCTTCATAAAGACCGGCACCGGCACCTGGAGCCTGACCGGCACGGGCACGGCGACCACGAACTGGACGATCAGCCAGGGCACGCTGCAAATCGGCAATGGCGGCACCAGCGGCAGCGTCATCGGCAGCATCACGACCGGCAGCGCCGGCACGCTCGCCTTCAATCGCTCCGATGCCTTCGCCTTCGACAATCTCGTCCTGGGCAACGGCACGCTCCGCCAGATCGGCAGCGGCACGACGATCCTCACCGCCGATAATGCCGCCTTCGCCGGCACCACCCTGGTCGAGACCGGCACATTGTCGGTGAATGGGGTGCTCGGCGGCACGGTGACGGTGCTCGGCGGCCGGCTGCAGGGCAGCGGCACGGTCGGCGCGACCACGATCGCGGCCGGCGGCACCATCGCGCCCGGCAACTCGATTGGCACGCTGACCGTCAACGGGGCCTATCTGCAGGCGGCGGGCTCGGCCTATCAGGTCGAGATCGACCCCGCGACCGTAACCTCCGACCTGATCCGGGTGAACGGCACGGCGACGCTGGCGAGCGGTGCGGCGTTCACCGTCGCCAATTACACCGGAGCCACCCTGCTGGCGGGCCAGCGCTACACCATCCTGACCTCGACCGGCGGCCTGACCGGACGCTATGGCTCGGGCGACTTCGCCATGACGCCGTTCCTGAGCCTGCGCGATAGCTACGACACCAACAACGCCTATTTGACGGTGATCCAGACCCGCACCGTCGCCTCCGCCGGCGCGACGGCCAACCAGGCCGAGACCGGCCGGGGCGTCGACAGCCTGGCTTCCGGCAATTCCATCCAGACCGGCATGATCAACCAGCCGACGCTTGATTCAGCCCGCACGGCGCTCGACCAGATCTCCGGCGAGATCCACGCCTCCGCCAAGACGGCCCTGATCGACGAAAGCTGGCTCCTGCGCGCCGCCGTCAACGACCGGCTGCGCGCGGCCTTCGGAGGCGTCGGCGCGGCGCCGATGGCGACGCTGAATTACGGCTTCACCGCCGATCTCGCCCCGAGCGTGAAGGGGCCGATGCCGACGCTGAATGCCGACCGCTTCGCGGTCTGGGGCCAAGGCTATGGTTCCTGGGGCCGCAGCGGCAGCGACGGCAACGCCGCCAGGCTGACGCGCTCGACCGGCGGCTTCCTGCTCGGCGCCGACACGGCGGTGTTCGACACGCTGCGCTTCGGCGCGGTCGCCGGCTACAGCCGCAGCACGTTCGACGTGAACAGCCGGTTCTCCTCGGGCGAGAGCGACAACTACCATCTCGGCCTCTACGCCGGCGGGCGCTGGGGCGCGCTCAGCCTGAGAACCGGCGCGAGCTATAGCTGGCACGAGATCGAGACCAGCCGCACCGTCGTCTCCTCCGCCTTCGGCAGTAATCTGCGCGCCGATTACGACGCCGGCACGGCTCAAATCTTCGGCGAGCTCGGCTATCGGGTCGATCTTGGCAAGCTGGCGTTCGAGCCCTTCGCGGGCCTGGCTTATCTCAAGCTGCATAGCAGCGGCTTCAGCGAGACCGGCGGGTCGGCGGCCTTGACCGCCCGCGGCGACGACACCAACCTCGGCTATTCCACGCTTGGCCTGCGCGCCTCGACCAATTTCGCCTTGCAGGGCATGGAACTGAGCCTGCGCGGCGGGCTCGCCTGGCGCCATACCTTCGGCGATGTCGACCCGACCACGACGCTCGCCTTCGCCGGTTCGGGCGCGTTTAGCATCGCCGGTATCCCGATCGCCCGGGATGCGGCGCTGGTCGAGGCCGGACTCGACCTCGCCATCGGCAAGAGCGCCACGCTCGGCCTAGCCTATACCGGCCAGCTCGCGCAGGACACGCAAGACCATGCCTTCAAGGGCGTGCTGGCGGTGAAGTTCTGA